The DNA region TCTTCGTAGGTTTTCTCTCCATTTTCGTCTTCGTGTACGATGAGCGAATTTGGAGCGGCAGACGGAGGGTTCGAGCCTGTTCCGGTGGTTTTAGGCAGCGATTGGTTATTATCATCGTCGTTGCTTATTGCCGTATTGCCAAGGGCTTGTTGAGTCAGTTTTTCCTGATCCTCTGGTAAATTAACATCTTCCAAAGGCGATTTATCATTATCATTATCCATCATATTCTTTTAGTGATAACAATATGGACGGGCGCAAGGTTTCGAAAATATATTAATTGATCGCTCCAACTACAGCAAATTACCCTAAATTGTTAACATTGCTCCCCTGCCTACCAACCAAATAAAAAAGGCCTTCTTATTAAGAAAGCCTCGTTCATTTAATTCTGTAAAATCTGATAGTTTACATTTACTCTTTTCGGATAATTGCTTTCCTCAAAGTTTAAGGAAATAAAGGCGGCATTTTGATGTACGCCATTTTTCAATGCATGTTCAAAATGAGTCTGAAACTGCTTTTGAAAATCTTCGGCGTAATGGTGCTTCGTTTCGGCCAATAAGTTCCGATCGCTTAAATTTTCCGGTAATAAAGTGATATCACAATTTCCTTCACTTATTTCTTTAACTAAGTATTTCATTGTTCTTTATCGTTCTCCCTTCAAAATATAATCAGGAAAACTTTGTCAAAAGTAGGCGAATACCATATTCGCTATGTAATCTAAAAGTTAATTTTAAATTGCTACTATCAACGTGCTGAAAGCCAGAACAAAACAAATAAAAAACCCCGGCATAAATGCTGGGGCTTAACGTTTTTCTATCAGTTGGTATTGTTATTTGTGGCAAACTACGGCTGTACCTTTACTTCTTTTTGAACCGGAGTATCGTCTATTCCTTCCTGTCCGTTCTTAAATTCCTTAATTCCCTTACCAAGTCCTTTCATCAATTCCGGAATTTTCTTCCCGCCAAATAATAGCACAATAGCGATCACAAGAATGATCATCTCCGGTCCGCCAAGTATAGCTGCAGTTGTTGTGTTTAACATTTCCTTTAGTTTAAGTGTTAAGTAATCTTATCGATTACAAAAAGATATACGGCAGATCCGCGTCAACGGTTTTTTACCAGCCATTATTTATTTTAATTAAGGAGTTGCCAACAT from Pedobacter endophyticus includes:
- a CDS encoding Sec-independent protein translocase subunit TatA/TatB gives rise to the protein MLNTTTAAILGGPEMIILVIAIVLLFGGKKIPELMKGLGKGIKEFKNGQEGIDDTPVQKEVKVQP